In a single window of the Planctomycetota bacterium genome:
- the rfbB gene encoding dTDP-glucose 4,6-dehydratase, translating to MPASKSPLLVTGAAGFIGSNFVRMAVERGVGPIVALDSLTYAGNLENLADLLEGDKIAFEKADIRDADAMTTVFEEHGIRRVAHFAAESHVDRSIMGSADFVTTNVVGTQVLLDLAKAAEVTRFLNVGTDEVYGTLPEDQPEVKFTEETPLQPNSPYSASKAGGDCLCRAYYETHKMPVLITRCSNNYGPYQFPEKLIPLFVTNLMEGKQVPLYGDGLNIRDWLHVSDHCDAILTVLEKGTPGEVYNVGGNNEQTNRAITEKLIDLCGRSWDEAVTYVEDRKGHDRRYAIDASKIKAELGWEPKRRWDEAIAETVDWYKSNRDWWQSIKSGAYRDYYEKQYANR from the coding sequence ATGCCAGCTTCGAAAAGCCCACTCCTCGTCACCGGTGCCGCCGGTTTCATCGGTAGCAACTTCGTCCGCATGGCGGTCGAGCGCGGCGTCGGGCCGATTGTGGCGCTCGACAGCCTGACCTACGCCGGCAACCTCGAGAACCTGGCCGACCTGCTGGAGGGTGACAAGATCGCCTTCGAGAAGGCTGACATCCGCGACGCCGACGCAATGACAACGGTGTTCGAGGAGCACGGCATCCGACGCGTTGCCCACTTCGCCGCTGAAAGCCACGTCGATCGCTCCATCATGGGCTCGGCCGACTTCGTCACGACCAACGTCGTCGGGACGCAGGTCCTGCTCGACCTGGCGAAGGCCGCGGAGGTGACCCGGTTCCTCAACGTCGGCACCGACGAGGTCTACGGCACGCTGCCGGAAGACCAGCCGGAAGTGAAGTTCACCGAAGAGACGCCGCTCCAGCCGAACAGCCCGTACAGCGCGAGCAAGGCCGGCGGCGACTGCTTGTGCCGGGCGTACTACGAGACGCACAAGATGCCGGTGCTCATCACGCGATGCAGCAACAACTACGGGCCGTACCAGTTCCCCGAGAAGCTCATTCCGCTGTTCGTGACGAACCTGATGGAGGGCAAGCAAGTCCCGCTCTATGGCGACGGCCTGAACATCCGCGACTGGCTGCACGTCAGCGACCACTGCGACGCGATACTGACCGTCCTCGAAAAGGGAACGCCCGGCGAGGTCTACAACGTCGGCGGGAACAACGAGCAGACGAACCGGGCCATCACCGAGAAGCTGATCGACCTCTGCGGCCGAAGCTGGGACGAGGCGGTGACGTACGTTGAAGACCGGAAGGGCCACGACCGGCGTTACGCGATCGACGCGAGCAAGATCAAAGCCGAGCTCGGCTGGGAGCCCAAACGCCGCTGGGACGAAGCGATCGCCGAGACCGTCGACTGGTACAAGTCGAACCGCGACTGGTGGCAGTCCATCAAGAGCGGCGCGTATCGCGACTACTACGAGAAGCAGTACGCCAATCGATAG